The genomic segment AGTCGATGCGGAAAAGTGCGTGGACTGCGGCTTGTGTGTAAATGAGTGCCCGGTCGAAGCCATCAGTATGTAAAAAACAAGAGGCGGCCCCATCGTCTAGGCAGGTCTAGGACACCGGGTTTTCAACCCGGCAACAGGGGTTCGAATCCCCTTGGGGCTAAATCGATAAGGACGCCTGAAAAAGGCGTCCTTTTTTATTTGGTTTCCGAAACGGTTTTTTCCAACCATTCCTGCAGCTTCTCTTTGAACCGATTGGGCACCAGCGGTTTATTCAGATTCAGCCAAATGCCCGGCGGAGCGGTTTTATAAAGAAAAACAGACAGTCGGGAGATGTGCTCGGACAGGTTTTGCGGTTCCAGAAGGCAGCGGCCGGGCGGGGTCTGAGCGATTTGAAGCAGGTTTTCAGCCGACTCGAGCGAAAAGCAGGGCAGTTTCTCTGCAGTTTGCCCCGTAATCACGAAGGCCTGATACAACGGAACCGGTCGTTTTTGAAAGCGGATGCAGCGGTACTCCGAGATATGAAGGATTTTTAACCGCTCCAGCGGGGTGGTCCAGCGATAGGGGGCAGTCTGAAGCTTTTCGAGCGATTCGAGCTGTTTTTTGATGACCTGGGCCTGCTCAAATTGTAATTGAGCGGCGAGCATTTTCATCCGTTCCGTCAATGGGTTCTGCAGAGAGGCTGGGGAAGATTGAGCTGCTTCGAGGGCTTGTTTGAGGCGTTGAGGATAGGGGATGTTCTGCTCTTTTTTCACGCAGTCTGCCGGACAAAGATTCATTTGGAAATAGGTGCATTTGGAGCCGTTTCCTGCCAGAGCCAGCGTACGGTTTCGGCACAGGCAGAAGATGTCATTCCAGGTGCGGGCAAAGAAATCGGCATCGCTTCGAGTCGCAAAGGGCCCCCAATATACGGCTTCTTTGTCTCTAAACGGCTGAGCGGACACGGCAAAGGCCGCCCAGGGTTCTTGCGGATTCAGACGGACGCAGTGGGCCGGCGGAAGCGGGAGCAGGTCCCGGCTCTGCTGCGGGAAGAAAAGGTTCACCAGCCGGCTGTACAGCCAGAAAGCGTGATAGTCCGAGGATACGAGCGTGTAAAGGACCGAGGCAGCCAGAGGCCGAAGACTGGCTTTGCGGGACAACTCCCCGGCGGGAGGAGCTGATAACCGGGTCAAAACCGTTCGTCGGATGGAAGCCGTCTGAAGAAGCTGAATGGGGCAATTGTTTGAATCGGCAAAAAGAAGAACACCCCGCTCATTCGGCAGCGAACGGGGTGTTTCATTTGTCAGGGATTGTCGGTATTCAAAGAAATGTTCGAGCGGATAGTCCACCTATACTCTCATCCCGCTGATGACTGTATCAAACACCATTTTGTCGTTTACGACTCCTTGTACAACGCCCTCAAACTGACGGCTTCGAACCCTTGTAATGTGGCCGAGCAGATACAATCGGCTGCCGGGAACCACGGTTTCTCTGAATTTGGTTTGTTCGATGCCGGAAAAGCCGATGAAGCCCTCCAGCCCGTAGATTTTTTTCATAAAAAAGCTGCATAGCTGCGCCGCAGCCTCTACCATGATTACGCCGGGCATAATCGGACGTCCGGGGATATGGCCTCGAACCCAGAATTCATTGGGCGTGACGTCTTTGTATCCAAGGGCCATCATTTTGGACAAGTCATACCAGACAATCGCGTCCAGCTGAGCCATTTCATACGATTGAGGGTTGACTTCCGCGATGGCGGCACGATCAAATTCGATGTGATTGAGGTCTAATTCTTTATATGGAAACAGCAATTGCGGAGGCATAATTTCCCCTTTTCCTTTTCAGGAAACACGACTTACATACTCGTTTTTATGGGTTTGAGAAACTCAAGCGGCCGATGGATTGTCCGTTTGCGTCAGTCTTCCACGCGCAGTTCGAGGATTTTATTGCGTACGCTTTGCGCCGCTTGTTTGATGGCCTGCATTTGTTTGCGGACTCTTGTTCCGGCCGCTTTATTTCCGCCTTCCGCTTTGTTGATATCGGCTTCTATTTCAGCAACCAGAGCTTTGAGTGTTTCGTATTCCTGCATTAAAGAACCTCCTAAGAAGACAGTTAGTATCTTTTTTGTTTCGTTTCCAAAGTCTATCAATCGAGTCTTTGGATGTCAAAGTTTTTTGCGAAAAACGGGGGTTTCCTCATTTTACCCGAATAGGCGTTTCGTGAGGGCGGCAATCCGCTGACCTCTCCGCGAGCACTGTTCGAGTGCTCGATTATCGGGCTTTCCGATGGCAACCGGCCCGTAATGGTCTCCCTGAGGGTCGCCCTGAATAATCATTCCATGGATGAGCATCATATTGTTGATTTCGCAGATGGTCGTTTCGTTTCCGCCTCCGATGTTGGCCGAGCTGCTGAAGGCCCCGCCGACTTTGCCGTCCAGTTTCCCGTGCTTGCTGACGGTTTCATCAAAAAGCTGGGCGATGGGGGCGGCGGCCCGGCCGTAGTAGGTAGGGGAGCCGACGACTATGGCATCGACTTTCAGAAGGTCGTCCGGTTTTACCTCACTGACGCTTTTGCAGGCGGTCGGAACGCCTGCGGCCGTCATTGCATCCGCAATCGTTTTTGCCATGATTTTGGTATTGCCGCTGCGGGAATAGTAAATAACCAATCCGCTTGCCATAAGAAAGCTCCTTATTTTTTTATCAGTTTGCGTTTTCTTCTAACGGATGGATATTTTGGCGAAAATGAGACGGGGTTGCAATCTGAAAAACACTGTCGGATATGTTTTCATTAATCTGGAGATTGCCCCACTTTAAATCGTAGAAATCTCCCTGGACCGAAACGGCTGTCAACCGGATAGGAAGCCAGTTTTTGGAGTCAATCCAGACCTCCATTTGTCTGTAATCATCCTTATACCGGGAACTGTTCCGAACCTTCAGAAGCAGATGCCGGGGCTGATTGGGGTCGTTCGGCTCCGGCGAAGCCGTGATAACGAACTCGTCCCGGAGTTTTTGGGGGTCTGTAAAACCAACCATCGGGAAATTGTGGCTGATGAAATCGAAAACACCGACCGGTTTGTCGGCAGGGGCTTTCTGGTAGCGGTCAATTGTTTCGAGAGCCCAATCGATTTTGGTCAGCCAGACGCCGTCGAACAGATAATGTTCGGGACGGGATTGAGGGGGCTCCTGATCCTGCTGGAGGGTGTCGAAGGAAATTCTCAGGTTCGAGCGGGACCCGCTTTTGCCTTTCACATAGTAAAGGACGCCCCGTCGAAGGGTTTTCGAATCCAACAGTTCGGGGTCCTGGATGAACAGATATGTCAGCTCGGCCCGAAGGGTTTGGATGGTTTGCGCGGTCTGATGCATTTGGTTCAGGATTGTCTGAACGGCCGCATCGGGGGACTGGTTGGGGTCCCCGGAGGGCGGACAATCGGACGTTGCCGCTGCGGAGGCCGCAATCGGCAGAAAGAACCCGAGCATACTTACACGGAAAAACAGATTATTCATCGATGGTTCCCTTCGAGTTTGTCGGACAGATTGTCTATGATAAGCCGGATTTCGTCAAGGGAATGGATGACAAAATCCGCCCACGGAACAAATTCATCGGCTCGAGGGTGGCTTTTGAAAAGGACGGCCGGAGCTCCTGCCTGACGGGCGGCCTGGAGGTCGTGGAGGAAATCGCCGACAACGAGGGTGTTTTGCGGAGAGGACCGGAACAGTCTGCACAGGGCCAGCACGCCGAAAGGGTCCGGTTTCGGAGGGCCGTCTTCACGTGTTATCATTCCGTCAACCGTAAGGCGGTGTTTGGCGAGGACGGTTTGGGTGCTTTGTCGGGAATTGCGGGTCAGAATGCCTGTTTTGATGTTTTTTTGCCGCAGATACTCCAGCAGGGGTTTGGCCGATGGCTGAAGTGCGGAATGAACAGCGGCGTGTTCCTCATGGCTGCAGAGAATCTCCCAGGCCCGCTGACGGTGCGTTTCCGGCAGTTTTTCAATCGCAGCCAGGATCGAAGGACAATCCGGCGGAAGCCCGATTTGGCGTCGTATCAAATCAAAGTCCAGCAGCGGCACTGTCAGCGTGCCGTCCAGATCAAAAAGAACAGAGTGTACAGGCATACTTATTCTTTTCGAAGCAGTTCAATCAGATATTGGGCGGCCTTGGAGCGGGTTTTGTCTTTGCGAACAATAATTCCCGTCGGGCGGAAAAAGGATTCATTGGAGAATTCAATTGCCCGCAGCGTTCCGTTGGCCAATTCACTGCGAAGAGTCGGAGCGGGCAGGATGCTGATTCCCGCATTGATTTCCACTGCCCGCTTAATCGTTTCGATGTTGTCAAATTCCATGATGCAGCGGACGGTGATGTGGTATCGGTTCAGGATGTCGTCGATAAAGCGGCGGGTGGGGACTTCTTCCGAAAAGGCGATGAATTTTTCCCCCTGAATCTCGTGGATGTCCACCGTTTTTCGGTTTGCGAAAGGATGAGACGGGCTGCAGGCCAGCACGAGCGGTTCGTTTTCAAAGGGAAAGATTTCGAGATTGCGGTCTCGGCGGGGAACGGCCACGACGCCGATATCGATGATTCCGCGGAGAATTTTTTCATAGATATCTTTGGCGCTGTTGTACTCGACCGCCAGGTTGACATCCGGATAGACGGACATAAATTTCTGGATGTAGGGCTGAAGGGTGTGCATCCCGATGCTGAAAATGGCCGCCAGATGAATTTTGCAGGTGGACTGCTTGAGGGCGGCCAGTTCGCTGTTGAGCCGGTCGTATCGTTCGAGGATATCCTTGCAGGCCTGGTAGAAAATCTGGCCGGCGGCGGTCAGTTCAATCGGCCTTTTTTTGCGGTTGATTAACTGGACTTTGTGGTCCATTTCCAGCTGGGCCAATTGCTGAGAAACGGCGGACTGGCTGATGCCGTGAATCTCCGCAGTCCGTGAAAAGTTCTTCATTTCTACCAAGTCACAGAAGATTTTTGCCGTTTCAATATTCATCACTTATATAAACCCTGCTTATTGAAAGTATTCGAAAAGTTTATTTGTTATTTGGTTTTGTTAATATTACTATAAGACAACATTATTTTAAGTAAAGTGTTTTTTCTTGATTCTTTTCACAAAAAGACAGTTCTGGGAAGGCCCAGAAACAAAAATACGGGAAAAACAGACTTTTTAAGGAATTGGAACATGTCAAAAGTATCCTCTTACATTCAGTCGGTTCTGGATATAGTCAAGAGCCGAAACCCCGGAGAGAAGGAATTTTTCCAGGCGGTGCAGGAAGTGCTGGAGTCTTTGGAGCCGGTGCTGGAGCGTCATCCGAAATATCAGGAGCACAAAATTCTGGAGCGGATTACGGAGCCGGAACGGGTCATCGTCTTCCGTGTTCCGTGGCTGGATGATAAGGGGCAGATTCAGGTCAACCGCGGTTTTCGCGTTCAGATGAACAGTGCGATTGGGCCCTACAAGGGTGGTCTTCGGTTTCATCCGAGCGTGAATGTGGGGATTTTGAAGTTTCTGGCATTTGAACAGGTGTTCAAAAACTCTCTGACGACCCTGCCGATGGGCGGCGGCAAAGGCGGTTCGGACTTTGACCCGAAGGGCAAGTCGGACAACGAAGTGATGCGGTTCTGTCAGTCGTTTATGACGGAACTTTGCAAGCACATTGGAGCCAACACGGATGTGCCGGCCGGCGACATCGGGGTGGGCGGACGGGAAATCGGCTATCTGTTCGGCCAGTACAAACGGATTGTCAATGAGTTTACCGGCGTTCTGACGGGCAAGGCGGTCAAGTGGGGCGGCTCTCTGATTCGGCCGGAAGCGACCGGCTACGGCTGTGTCTTCTTTGCGCAGAATATGCTGGCCACCCGCGGGGACAGCATTGCAGGCAAAATCTGCACGGTGTCCGGTTCCGGAAACGTCGCACAATATACTGTGGAGAAAATCAATCAGCTCGGCGGCAAGTGTGTGACTCTGTCTGATTCGTCGGGAACGATTTATGACCCGGCCGGAATCGATGCGGAAAAACTGGCTTGGGTGATGGAGCTCAAGAATGTCCGCCGCGGCCGGATTCGGGAATATGCTGATAAATTCAAGGGCTCCCAGTATCTGGACGGCAAGCGTCCGTGGTGCATCCAGTGCGATTGTGCCTTCCCGTCTGCAACTCAGAATGAGATTTCCGAAGAGGACGCCAAGACGCTGGTTAAGAACGGCTGCAAACTGGTGAGCGAAGGCGCCAATATGCCGACCGAACCGGGCGGAGTGGAAGTCTTCCTGCAGAGCAAGATTCTGTACGGGCCGGGCAAGGCGGCCAATGCAGGCGGTGTGGCGGTTTCGGGTCTGGAAATGGCTCAGAACGCCCAGCATACCAACTGGACCCGCGAGGAAGTTGAGCGGCGTCTAAAGGAGATTATGGATGCCATTCATACCCAGGTGAAGACCACAGCGGAAGAATACGGCGTGCCGGGCAACTATGTTGTCGGTGCCAACATTGCCGGGTTTGTCAAGGTTGCCGATGCGATGATTGACCAGGGCGTTGTGTAAGCTGGTTGCGTGTCTTTTTCTGCGGGGTTTCCAAAGGCCTGTCTTTGCCGGACAGGCCTTTTTTCTTGGAAGAATGAGCGGGGCTGGATATACTGTCTGCTATGAATGAGCCACGAGACGTATCCAGACTGCTGCGGCAGCACAAAGAAATGGAGTCTTTTTTTGCGGGGGATTTTACCCTGCGAAGCCGTCCGGTTTCGACGGACGCCTGCGGGGCCAAAGATTCCCAGCAGCTTTTGGAGGCAATTGCCGAAGAAGTTCGGGCCTGCCGCAAATGCGAAATCGGGAGCACACGGCTGAACGCTGTGCCCGGGGAGGGCAATCCGAAGGCCCGGCTGGTTTTTGTGGGAGAAGCGCCGGGAGCCGACGAAGACCAGCAGGGCCGGCCGTTTGTGGGCCGGGCGGGCCAGCTGCTGACCCGAATGATTGCCGCCATCGGCCTTCGCCGTGAGGATGTGTTTATCTGCAACACGCTCAAGTGCCGCCCCCCGGAAAACCGCGACCCCCGACCGGATGAAATCTGGAACTGTCTTCCATATCTGAAGCGGCAGCTGGATATCCTGCGGCCGGAAGTGATTGTGGCGCTGGGCTCGCACGCCGCCCGCACCCTGCTGCAGACCGAGGCGGCCATCGGCAAGCTGAGAGGATATTTTCACGAATACCGTTTTTCTGATTCAGACCGTCCGGCCAAAGTCATGCCGACCTATCATCCGGCCTATCTGCTGCGGAATTATTCCTATGAAAATCGCCAGCGGGTCTGGGAGGATTTGCAAAAGGTGGCCGATGCACTCGGACTGAAAATACCGCAGGGCGGAAGGCAGGCGGACCCCACCTGATTTTTTCACAGGGAGGCAATCAGCGTTCGGCTGGTGTAGAAAAGGTCTGCTCCGAGAGCCGCGATGAGCAGAAGCCACCGTAAAAAATGCAGGCGAATCTGCCGGGTGCAGAGCCCATACACCGCTGCGATGCTCAGAAAAGAAAGTCCGTACATCACGGCCGGGGTCCAGTATCCGTGCCTGTCCGGACGGCTGAAAGCAAAGAAAAAGCAGAAGACGGCCAGAAAAGCGGCCAGCAGCAGACAAGCCAAAATCCATTTTCGGTCCGCCGGCCCTGCAACAACCAACGCCTGAGCGCCCAAACCGGCCAGAACCGACAGAAAAAGCATCGGCACGGCGACCCAGACTACGGGAGGAACGTTCAGAAGCGGCTGGGAAAAGGCCAGAACAAACCCCAGCAATGGCGGCAGCAGCACGAGGGCCCGGAGCAGGAAGGAATAGACAAACAGTCCCATCACGGCCAGGATAAAGGCATTCGCATAAAAACCAATGATGATTTTGTTGGCCGGAGGGGTGGGAAACTCGAGGATAGAGAGGATATCTTCTTTGCCGAGCTGCTGCGTGGAAGGCATCAGACTGTACGGTCCCAGCTGCGGCAGAGAAGCGAGCCAGTAAAAAAGAAACAGGAAGGCAAAAGGAAGAATCAAAAGGGGAAGGCGGCGCAGCGCGATGGACAAAGACGGTTTGGCAAAGCGATTCCAAAAGGCGGCCGGACAGAAGAGCCAGGGCAAAAGCGCAATCGAGAAGCCGGCCAGGGGATGATAGAGCTTAAAGCTGAGGACAAACGGCCCGAACCCATAGGCAGCGCCGGCTATGGCGGAGGCCCAAAAGGAATCCAGCCATCGCCGGCTGAGCACAAAACAGCCCATCGCCGCCAGAAAACTGTTTGCCGGCAGCAGTGTGCCCCAAAGACCCCAGCGGGACGGCAGCGGCCAAAAGAGGAAAACGGATACAGCCAAAAAAAGCAGCCCTGCCGGCAGGCCGGGATACAAAATCCGCTGCAAAACTCCTCCTTGCCTGTTTGCCGGACCCATGTTTCGAATTTCCCGCTTATTTGATGACGACCTTGCCTGTTCCGGGTGTAATCACGCCGATTTTATAGACTTCTTCTCCGGCTTTTTCCAGCTTGGTTTTCACTGCATCGGCAAAATCCGGAGCAACAATCAGGACATACCCGATTCCCATATTAAAGACCCGGTACATTTCCTGTTCCTCGACCGGACCGCGTTTTTGGAGGAAATGGAAAATGGGGGGAATCGGCCAGGATTTCTTTTTCAGGACGGCATTGCAGGCGGGGGGAAGGACGCGCGGAATATTCCCGACCAGCCCGCCGCCGGTGATATGAGCCATGCCGTGGATGACTTTTTTGGTTTTATAGGCAGACAGGACGGAGATAACCGAGCGGACGTAAATCCGTGTGGGCGTCAGGAGGATTTGCCCTAACGGGGCGCCGTCCAATTCGTCCAGACGGTCATCGAGCTGAAGTTTTTCCTGCTTAAAGCAGATATGGCGGACGAGGGTATAACCGTTGCTGTGCAGACCGGTGGAAGCCAGACCGAGAACGACATCGCCCGGTGCTACATTTCGGCCGGTGATGATGCGGTTTCGCTCCACGACGCCGACGGCAAATCCGGCCATGTCGCATTCGTTTTCCGCATATAAATCAGGCATTTCGGCCGTTTCTCCGCCGATGAGGGCACAGTCCGCCATCCGGCAGCCGGCCGCGATGCCTTCGACCATCTCGGCAATCTGTTCCGGGATGAGTTTGTGGACCGCCAGATAATCGAGGAAAAAGAGCGGTTCAGCGCCCTGGACGAGCATATCATTGACATTCATCGCCACCAAATCGATTCCGATGGAATCCATCCGGTTCATCTGGCGGGCGATGAGGATTTTGGTTCCTACGCCGTCGGTACAGGCAACCAGAACGGGGTTTTTGTAGTTTTTCTTGAATAATTTTTCATCATAATCGAGACGAAAAAGACCGGCAAAGCCGTTTTCCAGCGGAATGACACGCGGGCCGAATGTGGAGGCCAGCGAACGGCTGATGCGTCGGACCATTTCATCGTTGGCGTCAATGCTGACGCCGGCCTGCTGATACGTGAGTTTTTTTGAGGGTGTCATCAGAGTTCCATCTCGTCGAATAATTGCATTTGATGGCGTTCCAGGGAAAATTTGTTCACCGGTGTTGTAACGGGGATTCGATACTGACCGCTCCAGCAGGCCGTGCAGTAATGGTCTGCAGGAAGAGAAACGCTGCTCAGCAGTCCTTCGAGGGACAGATACTCCACGCTGTCGGCTTCGAGAGCACGGCTGATGTCGGACAGGGGGACCTGATTGGCCAG from the Anaerohalosphaeraceae bacterium genome contains:
- a CDS encoding flavodoxin domain-containing protein → MASGLVIYYSRSGNTKIMAKTIADAMTAAGVPTACKSVSEVKPDDLLKVDAIVVGSPTYYGRAAAPIAQLFDETVSKHGKLDGKVGGAFSSSANIGGGNETTICEINNMMLIHGMIIQGDPQGDHYGPVAIGKPDNRALEQCSRRGQRIAALTKRLFG
- a CDS encoding HAD family hydrolase, yielding MPVHSVLFDLDGTLTVPLLDFDLIRRQIGLPPDCPSILAAIEKLPETHRQRAWEILCSHEEHAAVHSALQPSAKPLLEYLRQKNIKTGILTRNSRQSTQTVLAKHRLTVDGMITREDGPPKPDPFGVLALCRLFRSSPQNTLVVGDFLHDLQAARQAGAPAVLFKSHPRADEFVPWADFVIHSLDEIRLIIDNLSDKLEGNHR
- a CDS encoding LysR family transcriptional regulator, encoding MNIETAKIFCDLVEMKNFSRTAEIHGISQSAVSQQLAQLEMDHKVQLINRKKRPIELTAAGQIFYQACKDILERYDRLNSELAALKQSTCKIHLAAIFSIGMHTLQPYIQKFMSVYPDVNLAVEYNSAKDIYEKILRGIIDIGVVAVPRRDRNLEIFPFENEPLVLACSPSHPFANRKTVDIHEIQGEKFIAFSEEVPTRRFIDDILNRYHITVRCIMEFDNIETIKRAVEINAGISILPAPTLRSELANGTLRAIEFSNESFFRPTGIIVRKDKTRSKAAQYLIELLRKE
- the gdhA gene encoding NADP-specific glutamate dehydrogenase; this translates as MSKVSSYIQSVLDIVKSRNPGEKEFFQAVQEVLESLEPVLERHPKYQEHKILERITEPERVIVFRVPWLDDKGQIQVNRGFRVQMNSAIGPYKGGLRFHPSVNVGILKFLAFEQVFKNSLTTLPMGGGKGGSDFDPKGKSDNEVMRFCQSFMTELCKHIGANTDVPAGDIGVGGREIGYLFGQYKRIVNEFTGVLTGKAVKWGGSLIRPEATGYGCVFFAQNMLATRGDSIAGKICTVSGSGNVAQYTVEKINQLGGKCVTLSDSSGTIYDPAGIDAEKLAWVMELKNVRRGRIREYADKFKGSQYLDGKRPWCIQCDCAFPSATQNEISEEDAKTLVKNGCKLVSEGANMPTEPGGVEVFLQSKILYGPGKAANAGGVAVSGLEMAQNAQHTNWTREEVERRLKEIMDAIHTQVKTTAEEYGVPGNYVVGANIAGFVKVADAMIDQGVV
- a CDS encoding uracil-DNA glycosylase, which encodes MNEPRDVSRLLRQHKEMESFFAGDFTLRSRPVSTDACGAKDSQQLLEAIAEEVRACRKCEIGSTRLNAVPGEGNPKARLVFVGEAPGADEDQQGRPFVGRAGQLLTRMIAAIGLRREDVFICNTLKCRPPENRDPRPDEIWNCLPYLKRQLDILRPEVIVALGSHAARTLLQTEAAIGKLRGYFHEYRFSDSDRPAKVMPTYHPAYLLRNYSYENRQRVWEDLQKVADALGLKIPQGGRQADPT
- the purM gene encoding phosphoribosylformylglycinamidine cyclo-ligase, yielding MTPSKKLTYQQAGVSIDANDEMVRRISRSLASTFGPRVIPLENGFAGLFRLDYDEKLFKKNYKNPVLVACTDGVGTKILIARQMNRMDSIGIDLVAMNVNDMLVQGAEPLFFLDYLAVHKLIPEQIAEMVEGIAAGCRMADCALIGGETAEMPDLYAENECDMAGFAVGVVERNRIITGRNVAPGDVVLGLASTGLHSNGYTLVRHICFKQEKLQLDDRLDELDGAPLGQILLTPTRIYVRSVISVLSAYKTKKVIHGMAHITGGGLVGNIPRVLPPACNAVLKKKSWPIPPIFHFLQKRGPVEEQEMYRVFNMGIGYVLIVAPDFADAVKTKLEKAGEEVYKIGVITPGTGKVVIK